In Brevibacillus brevis NBRC 100599, a single genomic region encodes these proteins:
- a CDS encoding RNA polymerase sigma factor, translating into MEKRENPSKKGGSLLSGELTERIGVIYETHYDDIYYFLLYFTGRQEDAEDMVQEVFSRLLKILPRYDGRVAMKTWLFSIAKHVAIDHYRKQKWQRLFSDNWLALMKSTEGLPEEELATKEEMHSIQRALQKLKPDQRIIVILRYIKEYSVKETAEILGIPETKVRVDCHRGLKALQKILGDACEERIANEFAR; encoded by the coding sequence ATGGAGAAGAGGGAGAATCCGAGTAAGAAAGGGGGAAGCCTGTTGTCTGGGGAGTTAACGGAACGAATCGGGGTTATTTACGAGACTCACTATGATGACATCTACTACTTCTTGCTCTACTTTACTGGCAGACAAGAAGATGCAGAAGACATGGTGCAGGAAGTATTTTCACGACTATTAAAAATACTGCCGAGGTATGATGGTCGAGTCGCAATGAAGACATGGCTTTTTTCGATCGCCAAGCATGTCGCGATTGATCATTACCGTAAGCAAAAGTGGCAGCGTTTGTTCTCAGACAACTGGTTGGCCCTCATGAAGTCTACGGAGGGTCTTCCAGAAGAGGAGCTTGCCACAAAAGAAGAGATGCATAGTATTCAACGGGCTTTGCAAAAGCTAAAGCCCGATCAGCGTATTATTGTGATTTTACGATACATAAAGGAGTACAGCGTCAAGGAAACAGCCGAGATTTTGGGGATTCCGGAGACAAAAGTGAGAGTGGACTGTCACAGGGGACTAAAGGCGTTGCAGAAAATACTTGGCGACGCTTGCGAGGAGAGGATTGCCAATGAGTTTGCCAGATGA
- a CDS encoding TatD family hydrolase codes for MILLDTQIIDIGVNLMHRSFQQDRDEVVARAEKQGISPLILTGTSLRNSMDASRYASRSKGKLYTTAGIHPHDAKSCDESTIKKLRELASLPHVVAIGECGLDYNRDFSPRDVQRKWFIEQISLATELQLPLFLHERDAHIDFVSILKEHRQTINRAVVHCFTGTSKELEAYLEMDFHIGITGWICDERRGKHLRELVKKIPLNRLMIETDAPFLTPRDLQEKPVDGRNEPMYLRHILHAVAGCMGLSPEEVASGTTKTAKEFFNV; via the coding sequence TTGATTCTCTTGGATACACAGATCATCGATATAGGCGTAAACCTGATGCACCGCTCCTTTCAACAAGACCGCGATGAAGTCGTTGCCAGAGCAGAGAAACAAGGAATATCCCCATTAATTTTGACAGGGACAAGCTTGAGAAACAGTATGGATGCCTCCCGATATGCGAGTCGCTCCAAAGGAAAGCTGTACACTACGGCAGGTATTCATCCTCACGATGCAAAAAGCTGTGATGAATCGACGATCAAGAAATTAAGAGAACTCGCATCGCTTCCCCATGTGGTAGCGATTGGAGAGTGCGGGCTGGATTATAACCGTGACTTCTCCCCCCGTGATGTTCAAAGAAAGTGGTTCATCGAACAAATCTCGCTGGCCACAGAACTTCAACTGCCGTTGTTTTTGCATGAACGCGATGCTCATATTGATTTTGTCTCGATTCTCAAAGAGCATCGTCAAACTATCAATCGTGCGGTTGTACACTGCTTTACCGGAACCTCCAAGGAATTGGAAGCCTATTTAGAAATGGACTTCCATATCGGGATTACGGGATGGATTTGTGATGAAAGACGTGGGAAACATCTTCGGGAGCTTGTCAAAAAGATTCCGTTGAATCGTTTGATGATTGAAACGGACGCGCCATTTTTAACTCCTCGTGATTTGCAAGAAAAGCCTGTGGATGGTCGGAATGAGCCCATGTATTTGAGACATATTTTGCACGCGGTCGCGGGGTGTATGGGATTAAGCCCTGAGGAAGTAGCCAGCGGGACTACTAAGACTGCGAAAGAATTTTTCAACGTATAG
- a CDS encoding DUF1259 domain-containing protein, giving the protein MPKKASLCKQFSRIIRGQSGFAGGKCVATINRNQIKATILGKRFRVTSSFSFESLNQKTGKALCLGRAAFLQKEVNPFISAIRKQGIRVSSIRNEWLFDRPRLIYVNMEAVDKPLAFARKVRRALDAIPS; this is encoded by the coding sequence ATGCCCAAAAAAGCCTCGCTTTGTAAGCAGTTCTCCAGAATTATCAGGGGGCAATCCGGCTTTGCCGGCGGAAAATGCGTCGCGACCATCAATCGTAATCAAATCAAAGCGACCATTTTGGGGAAAAGATTTCGTGTGACGTCTTCTTTTTCGTTCGAATCCTTGAATCAAAAAACGGGCAAAGCACTCTGTTTAGGGAGAGCTGCGTTCTTGCAGAAAGAAGTCAATCCATTCATTTCAGCCATCCGGAAGCAAGGCATAAGAGTCTCGTCCATCCGTAATGAATGGTTATTCGATCGTCCCCGCTTGATTTATGTAAATATGGAAGCAGTCGATAAACCTCTGGCTTTCGCAAGAAAAGTAAGGAGAGCATTGGATGCCATTCCTTCATGA
- a CDS encoding Gfo/Idh/MocA family protein — translation MNIAVLGTGFGAYHAHLLKKMDGVDRVVVFGRNESKLQKLQEELHVEITDHIDEIMRDPTIDVVDICLPSQLHRQFAVEALENGKHVFCETPVCYTLDDAQAMKHARDRSGKKLLVNQFIKFDPAYAYLRSAQTENKYGQLLSLSLKRETAPLWGDLGLSSITTNLMIHELDFVTWLFGRNASMSAWGAESLDKKQSIVRSCFCYPDAYAEIVASSQMPTSYPFTVGYEAYFEKAKLVFQEADSHGQTESFLWEYTSSGKNELVLQPVNPYEESLRHAIQCFTDHTQSIIDVDHAVESLELALALQKQLVHQ, via the coding sequence ATGAATATTGCAGTATTAGGAACTGGCTTTGGTGCGTACCATGCACATCTGCTAAAAAAAATGGATGGTGTGGATAGAGTGGTAGTTTTCGGTCGAAATGAATCGAAGCTGCAAAAGCTACAGGAAGAGCTACATGTGGAAATTACAGACCATATTGACGAGATCATGCGCGATCCTACTATCGATGTCGTGGACATTTGCTTACCTTCGCAGCTGCATCGGCAATTCGCAGTAGAAGCACTCGAAAACGGAAAGCATGTATTCTGCGAAACACCGGTTTGTTATACGCTAGACGATGCACAAGCCATGAAACACGCAAGGGACCGATCGGGGAAAAAGCTGTTGGTGAATCAATTTATCAAATTTGACCCGGCGTACGCCTACCTTCGCAGTGCTCAGACAGAAAACAAGTACGGACAGCTCCTCTCCCTCTCGCTCAAAAGAGAAACAGCTCCCTTATGGGGGGATCTGGGCTTGTCCTCCATTACGACCAATCTGATGATCCACGAGCTGGACTTCGTAACATGGCTGTTCGGTCGCAATGCCAGTATGAGCGCATGGGGGGCAGAATCATTGGATAAAAAACAGTCCATCGTCCGCTCGTGTTTTTGTTACCCTGATGCGTATGCTGAAATAGTCGCCTCCTCGCAGATGCCGACCTCGTACCCATTCACTGTTGGTTACGAGGCGTACTTCGAGAAGGCAAAGCTCGTCTTTCAGGAAGCCGACAGCCATGGTCAAACGGAATCTTTCTTATGGGAATACACATCCTCAGGCAAGAATGAGCTCGTTCTCCAACCCGTCAATCCGTATGAAGAGAGCTTGCGGCATGCCATTCAATGCTTTACGGACCATACACAATCGATCATCGATGTTGATCATGCTGTCGAGTCTTTGGAGCTCGCGCTTGCACTACAGAAACAGCTTGTACATCAGTAA
- a CDS encoding ATP-binding protein, which yields MGLTLCKQIADSHGAELRFASEPDKGTTAKLVLPTY from the coding sequence TTGGGCTTGACGCTTTGCAAGCAAATTGCTGATAGTCATGGAGCAGAGCTCCGCTTTGCATCGGAGCCGGATAAAGGGACAACAGCTAAACTGGTCTTGCCCACCTACTAA
- a CDS encoding suppressor of fused domain protein, whose amino-acid sequence MNFFKKLFGGTNNGEKSKDGTTIYTYDQQATYEPPAPMEYVEEIGNHFQTVFAGRESSVFHEIISDTIHIDVNVMSPTEEEPFWVLYTNGMSDLPMTIPDEIQEQMEENIERAELMIFLPASWELTQESLQDENNYWPIRLMKMLARFPHHYNTWLGYGHTIPNYQEYEPYADGTGLNGVVLFQLSEEISVIPTKDGNKIHAYFLLPLYKEEMEYKLEHGMDALLDKLFELEDDALILNPNRRNTCK is encoded by the coding sequence ATGAACTTTTTCAAAAAGCTATTCGGCGGTACGAACAACGGAGAAAAGTCAAAGGACGGCACTACCATTTACACATATGACCAGCAGGCAACGTATGAACCCCCAGCTCCAATGGAATATGTAGAAGAAATCGGAAACCACTTTCAAACAGTATTTGCGGGAAGAGAAAGCAGTGTTTTTCACGAAATTATTTCCGATACGATCCATATTGATGTGAATGTGATGAGCCCTACAGAAGAAGAGCCATTTTGGGTTCTGTATACGAATGGGATGAGTGATTTACCGATGACGATCCCGGATGAAATACAGGAGCAGATGGAAGAGAATATAGAGCGAGCAGAACTGATGATATTCTTGCCAGCTTCCTGGGAGCTGACACAAGAGTCACTACAGGATGAAAATAACTACTGGCCAATCAGACTGATGAAGATGCTGGCGCGGTTTCCCCATCACTACAATACATGGTTGGGATACGGACATACGATACCGAATTATCAGGAATATGAACCATATGCGGATGGCACGGGTTTAAATGGAGTCGTTCTGTTTCAGCTATCAGAAGAAATCAGTGTCATTCCTACCAAAGACGGAAACAAGATTCATGCCTATTTCTTACTTCCTTTGTATAAAGAAGAGATGGAATATAAATTGGAGCATGGCATGGATGCGCTATTGGATAAATTGTTTGAGCTGGAAGATGACGCGCTGATTTTGAATCCGAATAGAAGAAATACGTGCAAGTAA
- a CDS encoding helix-turn-helix transcriptional regulator: MRLHRLIAILLLIESRGKMKAKELAIALETSVRSIYRDIDALSQAGIPIAATSGPGGGIYLMEGYTVNLKQLYVDDVVHLYLTGMGIHVGQDTETGHKLTSALLKLEKTLPQIYRPDIEKAKKRFYFDETPWWEERVVIPNLEVLRAAVWRSSKVVIAYRKMDGSSSSRTVCPYGLVVKKTEWYLVAYCENAQEVRTFKCERIPSVHVREEAFEIPESFSLAGYWTNQEAAFKQACREVEYFPVVIRLHAEKPAVRERLEVISAVQQGEYKQLTVNLYSYERACRDILDMIGHMEVMEPAELRAFAKERLREWIALYT, from the coding sequence ATGAGACTGCATCGATTGATTGCGATTTTGCTGCTGATTGAATCAAGGGGAAAAATGAAAGCAAAAGAACTCGCTATAGCGCTGGAGACGTCTGTTCGCTCGATTTATCGGGATATTGACGCACTGTCCCAAGCAGGGATTCCGATCGCGGCAACCTCGGGGCCTGGCGGTGGAATTTATTTGATGGAAGGATATACGGTCAATCTGAAACAGCTGTACGTCGATGATGTCGTGCACTTGTATTTGACCGGGATGGGGATTCATGTAGGGCAGGATACCGAGACTGGACACAAATTAACGTCTGCTTTGCTCAAATTGGAAAAGACGTTGCCGCAGATTTATCGGCCGGATATAGAAAAAGCGAAGAAGCGTTTCTATTTCGATGAGACGCCATGGTGGGAAGAGAGAGTAGTCATACCGAATCTGGAGGTTTTGCGGGCAGCGGTTTGGCGATCAAGTAAAGTCGTCATTGCCTATCGCAAAATGGATGGGAGCAGCTCGTCACGCACGGTATGTCCCTACGGTCTCGTCGTGAAAAAAACGGAGTGGTATCTCGTTGCTTACTGTGAAAACGCGCAGGAGGTTCGAACATTTAAGTGCGAGCGGATTCCTTCTGTTCATGTACGGGAGGAGGCATTCGAGATTCCAGAGAGCTTTTCGTTGGCAGGTTATTGGACGAATCAGGAGGCGGCGTTCAAGCAGGCTTGTCGTGAAGTCGAATATTTTCCTGTCGTGATCAGGTTGCATGCTGAAAAGCCGGCTGTGCGAGAGAGGCTGGAGGTGATTTCCGCTGTGCAGCAGGGAGAGTATAAGCAATTGACGGTTAATTTGTACAGCTATGAAAGAGCATGTCGCGATATTTTGGATATGATCGGACATATGGAGGTTATGGAGCCAGCGGAATTAAGAGCTTTTGCAAAAGAGAGACTGCGAGAATGGATAGCACTGTATACGTAG
- a CDS encoding aminoglycoside adenylyltransferase domain-containing protein: protein MDSRIPESVRPLLHDYTQRLMTELPNVIYGVYLYGSIALSGFEEDNSDIDFVTLLNRGLTNAEIEKLKNIHKALHNTNPFAKRMDGMYIQLDDIGKTNPSLEPYPYVDSGTFQSSGHYDINHVTWWILKQRGITVMGKSVEALHIPTQWFDVGETMKYNKHDYWSPKGKSMMKFMLDEWVEFAVFTLCRIDYALNHEDIIPKRKAVELALQELPSEWHLLLQESLRIRYQPNDPSLFSNRIKRAKETQRFIRYICEPKL from the coding sequence ATGGACTCGAGAATCCCGGAAAGCGTTAGACCTTTACTACACGACTATACGCAACGGCTTATGACAGAACTGCCGAATGTCATCTATGGTGTGTATTTGTATGGTTCTATTGCTCTGTCTGGCTTCGAGGAAGATAACAGTGATATTGATTTTGTGACACTTTTGAATAGAGGGTTAACGAATGCAGAAATAGAAAAGCTCAAGAATATTCATAAGGCTCTTCATAACACCAACCCATTCGCTAAAAGAATGGACGGCATGTATATCCAGCTGGATGACATCGGAAAAACCAATCCATCCTTGGAGCCGTATCCTTACGTTGACAGTGGGACATTTCAATCATCCGGCCACTATGATATCAATCATGTGACGTGGTGGATCCTCAAGCAACGGGGCATTACGGTTATGGGGAAAAGTGTTGAAGCACTACACATCCCTACCCAGTGGTTTGATGTCGGGGAAACGATGAAATACAACAAACATGATTATTGGTCACCGAAAGGAAAAAGCATGATGAAATTCATGCTCGATGAGTGGGTGGAATTCGCCGTTTTCACCTTATGCCGAATCGATTACGCGCTCAACCATGAAGACATTATTCCGAAGAGAAAAGCCGTAGAGCTCGCTCTGCAAGAGCTTCCCAGCGAATGGCATCTCTTACTGCAAGAATCGTTGCGAATACGCTACCAACCAAATGATCCATCTTTATTTTCGAACAGAATTAAGCGGGCAAAGGAAACCCAAAGATTTATTCGCTATATTTGCGAGCCGAAGCTCTAA
- a CDS encoding YcdB/YcdC domain-containing protein produces the protein MSLPDENHVIELLKQVRQESIPPRQVWKQMGKERLIREAHRRQQSAKIKRVVAGAGSLAAAVFMGVWLSYDSPLKSSVDRQTTISPPAAISATPSLPVESKAKPQQEQEATPKVDNKIVQNQTVTRDAPQPQSVAKESAANSTDRSQPRTTREKSPLEHQAEAYLQKKLGAQSKQFEVDYIHSNLATGEVAFRKIINGIPLQENSATVRISPKTGEMTLLLYPDLEDSGGASQSANRDGMIDKKKAAQQLGSTLRLVYAGKKQPGLQYVVASDVYVNAKTGTLISQARAEKKSVAVSGQGKPLILKTSNEVAELLERKLGIKVEQKAFIGVNPRGISYSWNDGQGNGVSVETTDDGAFLGFSRMAANERKNQREMTYEQAKTLAITHLEKFLPTDVRELSLEASQESPSTIQFTFVPKVNGIPVMEHPYKVSVELASGLVTELTGNFSDLSWIQIDQTAKTLSKEEALDQFVQHAPLELVYLPAEKGAEPVLAYQIRRDSEQPWAIEATTGKVIN, from the coding sequence ATGAGTTTGCCAGATGAAAACCACGTGATCGAATTACTGAAGCAAGTCAGGCAGGAGAGCATCCCACCTCGTCAAGTGTGGAAGCAGATGGGCAAGGAAAGGCTCATTCGTGAGGCGCATCGCAGGCAGCAGTCAGCGAAGATCAAGCGAGTTGTGGCTGGAGCAGGTTCTCTTGCAGCAGCCGTATTCATGGGTGTTTGGCTGAGCTATGATTCACCGCTGAAGTCATCTGTTGATAGGCAAACAACGATCTCACCTCCAGCCGCCATATCAGCTACGCCTTCTCTGCCAGTTGAAAGCAAGGCCAAGCCACAGCAGGAGCAGGAAGCTACCCCAAAGGTAGACAACAAAATCGTTCAGAACCAAACGGTTACACGTGATGCTCCACAGCCGCAGTCCGTAGCCAAGGAGTCTGCAGCGAACTCAACAGATAGGAGCCAACCCAGAACAACACGTGAGAAATCACCATTGGAACATCAGGCAGAGGCTTATTTGCAAAAGAAGCTGGGAGCACAGAGCAAACAGTTTGAAGTAGATTATATTCACTCGAATTTGGCAACAGGAGAAGTAGCTTTTCGCAAAATCATCAACGGCATTCCTCTTCAGGAGAATAGCGCGACGGTCCGTATCTCCCCAAAAACGGGGGAAATGACCTTGCTTCTTTACCCTGATCTCGAAGATAGTGGGGGAGCATCCCAGTCTGCCAATCGGGACGGGATGATCGACAAAAAGAAGGCCGCCCAACAGCTGGGGAGTACGCTTCGCCTCGTTTATGCAGGAAAGAAACAACCAGGGCTTCAATATGTAGTAGCATCAGATGTTTATGTGAACGCGAAAACAGGCACGCTGATCAGCCAAGCGAGAGCAGAGAAAAAGTCCGTTGCTGTTTCGGGACAAGGAAAACCACTCATACTGAAAACTTCTAATGAGGTGGCAGAGCTGCTTGAACGCAAGTTGGGCATAAAGGTGGAACAAAAAGCATTCATCGGTGTAAATCCGCGTGGTATTTCATACTCTTGGAACGATGGGCAGGGCAACGGCGTTTCCGTTGAGACGACAGATGACGGAGCATTCCTCGGGTTTTCACGGATGGCTGCAAATGAACGTAAGAACCAACGTGAAATGACCTACGAACAGGCAAAAACACTGGCGATAACCCACCTGGAGAAGTTCCTCCCCACCGATGTTCGTGAGCTGTCATTGGAAGCGTCGCAAGAGTCACCTAGCACCATTCAGTTTACCTTTGTTCCGAAGGTCAACGGGATTCCCGTCATGGAGCATCCTTATAAAGTGTCGGTCGAGCTGGCTAGCGGGCTTGTTACCGAGCTTACGGGCAACTTTTCGGATTTATCATGGATACAGATTGATCAGACAGCAAAAACGCTCTCCAAGGAAGAGGCACTTGATCAATTTGTGCAACATGCTCCACTGGAACTCGTGTACTTGCCAGCAGAAAAAGGGGCGGAGCCAGTGCTTGCTTACCAAATCCGCCGGGATTCAGAACAGCCATGGGCAATAGAAGCCACGACAGGTAAGGTCATCAACTAA
- a CDS encoding YcdB/YcdC domain-containing protein, producing MNKWTKSVFAIMTASLAVTAPISSMAAKESNVTVLGESKGDGAIDEKLIRKIEKSVERLVQIVPYLKNYPITELEMNAETSRIEVKKYQTKEKKAPFVSMHVDQNSGEVKFFSHITGKGGFSSTYPLEDAKKRATEFMKQWYGEGMADYQLDEEAFNRNSSILFRKRVNGIPFRNDTLNFAINSEGQIQHLARGDGYAEPVEMEQDISKIQFADPNKVHPKEKVEAMFASAMKPYYGQSADGQSYRFLYAPSHEGINASRGAELSAKQNERIIQFQPKAKQTIIKSKEEAAAFLAAQTGYNPTKGRATFQEESNPKTGITNYLWMTEDEVIANIFFETKTGRVTNYQVLDTKRKSAADKKLNEEQALKAAVEAMSEFLPLTDKEMVITANRYEPDQNLFKFDFTMLHQGYPVDGMLRQAHVDAATGKATLLDWRVSQTIKLPDINNAMTKEEAAKKFLKKYPMKLYYSLDEENKNTAELVYISPLVSNEEIDALTGEFYTYGEEGESE from the coding sequence ATGAATAAATGGACGAAAAGCGTATTTGCAATCATGACAGCGAGTCTGGCTGTAACCGCACCGATCAGTTCTATGGCGGCAAAAGAATCGAACGTAACGGTTTTGGGGGAGAGCAAAGGTGATGGCGCAATCGATGAGAAGCTGATCAGGAAAATCGAAAAGTCTGTTGAGAGACTCGTTCAAATTGTGCCTTATCTAAAGAACTATCCAATCACCGAATTGGAGATGAACGCAGAGACATCCCGGATTGAAGTGAAAAAGTATCAAACGAAGGAAAAGAAAGCTCCCTTTGTGAGCATGCATGTCGATCAAAATTCAGGTGAAGTTAAATTTTTTAGTCACATCACGGGCAAAGGAGGTTTTTCTTCTACTTACCCTCTAGAAGATGCGAAGAAAAGGGCAACGGAGTTCATGAAGCAATGGTATGGCGAGGGTATGGCGGACTATCAGTTGGACGAGGAAGCCTTCAATCGGAATTCTTCCATTTTGTTTCGCAAGAGGGTAAATGGGATTCCGTTCCGCAATGACACACTGAATTTCGCCATCAATAGCGAAGGACAAATTCAGCATCTGGCAAGAGGCGACGGGTATGCAGAGCCAGTGGAAATGGAACAGGACATCAGCAAAATTCAATTCGCTGATCCCAATAAGGTTCATCCAAAAGAAAAGGTTGAAGCGATGTTTGCATCTGCTATGAAGCCTTACTACGGACAAAGTGCAGATGGGCAAAGCTACAGGTTCTTGTACGCTCCTTCTCACGAGGGAATCAATGCGAGCCGCGGAGCTGAGCTGTCCGCCAAACAAAACGAAAGAATCATCCAGTTCCAACCAAAAGCGAAGCAAACGATCATCAAGTCAAAAGAGGAGGCAGCAGCTTTCTTGGCAGCTCAGACAGGATACAATCCCACAAAAGGGCGTGCAACTTTTCAGGAAGAAAGCAATCCGAAAACTGGAATCACCAACTATTTGTGGATGACGGAGGATGAGGTCATCGCCAATATCTTCTTCGAAACCAAGACAGGAAGGGTAACGAATTATCAAGTATTGGATACAAAGCGGAAAAGTGCGGCAGACAAAAAGCTGAACGAAGAGCAGGCGCTAAAAGCAGCCGTGGAAGCCATGTCTGAGTTCCTTCCTCTCACCGATAAAGAAATGGTCATCACTGCTAATCGATATGAGCCCGATCAAAATTTGTTCAAATTTGATTTCACCATGCTTCATCAGGGGTATCCGGTAGATGGTATGCTTCGACAGGCGCACGTAGATGCAGCCACCGGAAAAGCGACACTACTAGATTGGAGAGTCTCTCAAACGATCAAGCTGCCAGATATCAATAACGCCATGACAAAAGAAGAAGCAGCTAAGAAGTTTCTTAAAAAATATCCAATGAAGCTGTATTACTCCTTGGATGAGGAAAATAAAAACACCGCCGAGCTCGTTTATATTTCTCCACTCGTTTCTAACGAAGAAATTGATGCGCTAACCGGGGAGTTCTACACCTATGGAGAAGAGGGAGAATCCGAGTAA
- a CDS encoding RNA polymerase sigma factor, whose protein sequence is MDDHSGARIEQWFLTYSQDVYRFLVYYTGRTDIDDLVQETFIRALKAMQGTEVENPKTWLFAIARNVAIDERRKAKLISWLPDIFLQHLVSQDKTPEESLMLSENKRLLYEMINQLKSSYRDVLILRGIKGLSSKETAEVLGWTEAKVNLTLHRAIKAIQNKRHVSIAEVMNDAIM, encoded by the coding sequence GTGGATGATCATTCTGGTGCACGAATTGAGCAATGGTTTCTTACATACAGCCAGGATGTATATCGGTTTCTCGTCTATTACACGGGACGAACAGATATCGACGATCTGGTTCAAGAGACCTTTATTCGTGCCCTCAAAGCTATGCAGGGAACAGAGGTTGAGAATCCCAAAACGTGGCTGTTTGCCATAGCACGTAACGTAGCCATTGATGAAAGACGCAAGGCAAAGCTAATCAGCTGGTTGCCGGATATCTTCTTACAGCATCTCGTGTCGCAGGACAAAACGCCGGAAGAGTCCCTGATGTTAAGCGAAAACAAGCGTCTGCTCTATGAAATGATCAATCAGTTAAAGTCTTCTTATCGGGACGTGTTGATACTCAGAGGGATCAAGGGATTATCGAGCAAGGAGACTGCGGAGGTTTTGGGATGGACAGAAGCCAAGGTCAATCTTACTTTGCATAGAGCAATAAAAGCGATTCAAAACAAAAGGCATGTTTCGATTGCGGAGGTGATGAACGATGCCATCATGTGA
- a CDS encoding GNAT family N-acetyltransferase, protein MVSQLSTDMIIRNFQKEDFPLLGELYQAVTAKENATFWWVSEEANWCNVYCAFENGKMIAKGQVSIINTIPPGRSEENKHSIFVNLKTLPERDNDADLLEKMYQHLLQRALQLKETLPGTYQTMLCVGNDSSETANNQFFTQMGYKHLNSLYQMKRDLLEPIPVLTLDEDFDFSYWKMESPEEEKDYLNVEATIWPDAPLGLERLSEYKRKALWTSMVIRHNDTIVAGSMAWREEDEGVIEDVFVQEPWRKRGFAKFLLAKALEYLKSHELKSAYLMVETTNLSALSLYKSVGFEVEKEEIRYYTELK, encoded by the coding sequence ATGGTGAGTCAATTATCAACGGATATGATTATTCGGAATTTTCAAAAGGAAGACTTCCCGTTACTTGGCGAGCTATATCAAGCTGTTACTGCAAAAGAAAACGCGACGTTTTGGTGGGTCAGTGAAGAAGCAAATTGGTGTAATGTCTATTGTGCATTTGAAAATGGAAAAATGATTGCGAAGGGGCAAGTCAGTATCATAAATACGATCCCTCCCGGACGTTCAGAAGAAAACAAGCATTCGATCTTCGTGAATCTAAAAACACTCCCGGAGCGAGACAATGACGCCGATTTGCTAGAAAAGATGTATCAGCATCTTCTTCAAAGAGCTCTGCAATTAAAAGAAACGTTGCCAGGAACGTACCAAACAATGCTATGTGTCGGCAACGATTCTTCCGAAACCGCGAACAACCAATTTTTCACTCAAATGGGCTACAAGCATTTGAATAGCTTGTATCAGATGAAGCGAGATTTACTGGAGCCTATTCCCGTGTTAACGCTGGACGAAGACTTTGACTTTTCGTATTGGAAAATGGAGAGCCCAGAGGAAGAAAAAGATTACTTGAATGTGGAAGCCACGATTTGGCCGGATGCTCCATTAGGACTTGAACGATTGTCCGAATACAAGAGGAAAGCGCTCTGGACATCGATGGTGATTCGTCATAACGATACGATAGTTGCTGGCTCGATGGCATGGCGAGAAGAAGATGAGGGAGTAATCGAGGATGTTTTCGTACAAGAACCTTGGAGGAAGCGTGGGTTTGCGAAGTTTTTACTAGCAAAAGCATTGGAATATCTAAAATCGCATGAGCTGAAATCCGCGTATCTCATGGTTGAAACGACGAATCTATCAGCCTTGTCTCTATACAAATCGGTTGGATTCGAGGTAGAGAAAGAAGAAATCAGATATTATACAGAATTGAAATAA